In Agelaius phoeniceus isolate bAgePho1 chromosome 14, bAgePho1.hap1, whole genome shotgun sequence, a single genomic region encodes these proteins:
- the SH2D1A gene encoding SH2 domain-containing protein 1A — MDTVPVYHGAITREAGEKLLLAAGTDGSYLLRDSESIPGVYCLCVLHQGYVYTYRVSQTETGSWSAETAPGVPRRLFRKVHNLISAFQKPNQGIVTPLKNPVVNHVKANYSPGRNEGYDFHLQPS; from the exons ATGGACACGGTGCCCGTCTACCACGGGGCCATCACCCgagaggctggggagaagctgctgctggcggCGGGCACGGACGGCAGCTACCTGCTGCGGGACAGCGAGAGCATCCCGGGGGTCTACTGCCTCTGCGTGCT gcATCAGGGTTATGTTTATACCTACAGAGTGTCCCAGACAGAAACTGGATCCTGGAGTGCTGAG ACAGCGCCCGGGGTCCCCCGGAGGCTCTTTCGGAAAGTGCACAACCTCATTTCAGCCTTCCAGAAACCCAACCAAGGCATTGTAACACCCCTGAAGAACCCCGTTGTCAACCACGTGAAAGCCAACTACTCCCCAG GGAGGAATGAAGGCTATGACTTCCACCTGCAGCCATCATGA